A stretch of the Macaca mulatta isolate MMU2019108-1 chromosome 14, T2T-MMU8v2.0, whole genome shotgun sequence genome encodes the following:
- the TPH1 gene encoding tryptophan 5-hydroxylase 1, giving the protein MIEDNKENKDHSLERGRASLIFSLKNEVGGLIKALKIFQEKHVNLLHIESRKSKRRNSEFEIFVDCDINREQLNDIFHLLKSHTSVLSVNPPDNFTVKEDGMETVPWFPKKISDLDCCANRVLMYGSELDADHPGFKDNVYRKRRKYFADLAMNYKHGDPIPKIEFTEEEIKTWGTVFQELNKLYPTHACREYLKNLPLLSKHCGYREDNIPQLEDVSNFLKERTGFSIRPVAGYLSPRDFLSGLAFRVFHCTQYVRHSSDPFYTPEPDTCHELLGHVPLLAEPSFAQFSQEIGLASLGASEEAVQKLATCYFFTVEFGLCKQDGQLRVFGAGLLSSISELKHALSGHAKVKPFDPKITCKQECLITTFQDVYFVSESFEDAKEKMREFTKTIKRPFGVKYNPYTRSIQILKDTKSITSAMNELQHDLDVVSDALAKVSRKPSI; this is encoded by the exons GAGAAGCATGTGAATCTGTTACATATTGAATCCcgaaaatcaaaaagaagaaactcAGAATTTGAGATTTTTGTTGACTGTGACATCAACAGAGAACAATTGAATGATATTTTTCATCTGCTAAAGTCTCATACCAGTGTTCTCTCTGTGAATCCACCAGATAATTTTACTGTGAAGGAAGATG gtaTGGAAACTGTTCCTTGGTTTCCAAAGAAGATTTCTGACCTGGACTGTTGTGCCAACAGAGTTCTGATGTATGGATCTGAACTAGATGCAGACCATCCt GGCTTCAAAGACAATGTCTACCGTAAACGTCGAAAGTATTTTGCGGACTTGGCTATGAACTATAAACa TGGAGACCCCATTCCGAAGATTGAATTCACTGAAGAGGAGATTAAGACCTGGGGAACCGTATTCCAAGAGCTCAACAAACTCTACCCAACCCATGCTTGCAGAGAGTATCTCAAAAACTTGCCTTTGCTTTCTAAACATTGTGGATATCGGGAGGATAATATCCCACAATTGGAAGatgtttcaaactttttaaaag AGCGTACAGGTTTTTCCATCCGTCCTGTGGCTGGTTACTTATCACCAAGAGATTTCTTATCAGGTTTAGCCTTTCGAGTTTTTCACTGCACTCAATATGTGAGACACAGTTCAGATCCCTTCTATACCCCAGAGCC AGATACCTGCCATGAACTCTTAGGTCATGTCCCGCTTTTGGCTGAACCTAGTTTTGCCCAATTCTCCCAAGAAATTGGCTTGGCTTCTCTTGGCGCTTCAGAGGAGGCTGTTCAAAAACTGGCAACG tgCTACTTTTTCACTGTGGAGTTTGGTCTGTGTAAACAAGATGGACAGCTAAGAGTCTTTGGTGCTGGCTTACTTTCTTCTATCAGTGAACTCAAA CATGCGCTTTCTGGACATGCCAAAGTAAAGCCCTTTGATCCCAAGATTACCTGCAAACAGGAATGTCTAATCACAACTTTTCAGGATGTCTACTTTGTATCTGAAAGCTTTGAAGATGCAAAGGAGAAGATGAG aGAATTTACCAAAACAATTAAGCGTCCATTTGGAGTGAAGTATAATCCATATACACGGAGTATTCAGATCCTGAAAGACACCAAGAGCATAACCAGTGCCATGAATGAGCTGCAGCATGATCTCGATGTTGTCAGTGATGCCCTTGCTAAGGTCAGCAGGAAGCCAAGTATCTAA